Genomic window (Streptosporangium brasiliense):
GTCACGCCGGTCCAGCCGCGGCCGTAGAAGCCGATGCCGAGAAGGATCTTGTTGGCGGGCACGCCCTTGCCTTTGAGCTTCTGGACCGCGGCGTCGGAGTTGTAGCCGTCCTTCGGAATGCCGGGGTAGGCGGTCAGGGGCGAGTGCGGAGCCGTCGGGCCCTTCGCGTCCCAGCTGCCGAAGAAGTCGTACGTCATCGGCATGATCCAGTCGAGGTACTGAGCCCCGCCGGCGTAGTCGGCGACGTCCATCTTGCCGCCGGTGGAGCCGTCGGCGGTGATCGCCGAGGTGACCAGAGCGGTGGGGCCGAACTTGGCGCGCAGCGCGGACAAGACGTTCTTGTACGCGGCCGGGCCGCTGGTGTCACAGGTCAGGCCGCAGGCGTTGGGGTACTCCCAGTCGATGTCGATGCCGTCGAAGACATCGGCCCAGCGCGGGTCCTCGACCATCTTGTAGCAGGAGTCGGCGAACGCGGCCGGGTTGGCCGCGGCCTGGGTGAAGCCACCGGACCAGGTCCAGCCACCGATGGAGTAGATGACCTTGATGTTCGGGTAGGCCTTCTTCAGCTTGCGGAGCTGGTTGAAGTTGCCGCGCAGCGGCTGGTCCCAGGTGTCGGCGACGCCGTCGACGCTCTGGTCGGCGGTGTAGGCCTTCTCGTAGTCGGCGTAGGAGTCGCCGATCGAGCACCTGCCGCCGGCGGAGTTGCCGAAGGCGTACAGGATGTGCGTCAGCTTCGCCGCCGAACCGCTCGTGACCAGGTTCTTCACGTGGTAGTTGCGGCCGTAGACGCCCCATTCGGTGAAGTAGCCGACGACCTTCTTGCCCGAGGGGTCAGGGGTGACCGTCGGGGTGGGGGTGGGTGTCGGGTCGACCGTGGGAGTGACCGTCGGGGTGGGTGTCGGGGTGGGGGTGGGAGTCGGGTCCGGGTTGCCGCTGCCGTCGCAGGCGCCGCCGTTGAGCTTGCAGTTGAGCACGCCGGACAGCCCGCCGGGCGAGCCGGTGAAACCGAAGCTCACCGAGGCCCCCGCCGCCAGCGCCCCGTTCCAGGACTTGTTGACGAAGGTGTAGTGGTTGCCGCTCTTGGTGAGGTCGGCGTCCCAGGCGGAGGCGATCGAGTTGCCCGCCGGGAGGTCGAACTCGACCTTCCAGCTCGTCAGCGCGCTCGTCCCCGCCTTCACGGTGACCTTGCCCTGGAAGCCTGAGCCCCAGTCGGAGTCGGTCGAATAGGTGGCGGTGGCCGGAGTGGCGGCCGTCGCGGCGCTCAACCCCAGGGGGACGAGCAGCGCCGCCGCTGCGATTAGGGAGCCGATGGTGATTCGTCGCAAGGGTCGCTCCAGGTCAGAGAGTTCCTAGCCCCCGAATTCATAGGAAAGTTTCCTATTAGTTTCCAGAGCGTAAGTTCTCGTTCCCGGGTGGTCAATGCCCTGCCGGGCGACATAAGGCCGATTTAAGGTCCACCGGACGCCCGCCGTACCGCCTCCGGACGCGAAAGGGCCGGTCACGTCCCACGTGACCGGCCCGATCGGTTGGGATTACAGTTGGGAAAACTTACTTCGCCTTGTTGACGTACGTGCGCAGATACTTGGCGGCGCCGGCGAGCTGCGCCGCGGTCGCCTTGCCGTTGAGGCGGTGCCTCTCGGCGACGGCGACGGCGCTCTTGAGCGTGGTGGTGCGGTGGACCTTGGTGGAGCCGTCGTAGACGCCGTGGGCCCAGTTCAGCCAGGCGGCCAGCAGCTCACGGTCCAGCGTGGCCCTGGCGCCCTTGCCCCGGAGCACCTTGTAGGCCTTGCCCAGCGAGTTGGAGTCGGTGGCCTCGGGGAAGACCTTGCTGCCGTTCTGGGCGAGGCTCAGGTAGCAGAGCAGGGTCTTGTCGGAGAGCTTGCCGGCGCCCTTGCGGAACTCCGCGGCCCACTGGGCGGCGGTCAGCGCGGTGCTGCCCCGGCCGCGCCCGCACAGGTCCGGCACCGGGATCGGGCTCACGTCGCCCAAGCCCCGGCCGGTGGCGGTCGGAGTGGGGGTCGGGGTCGGGGTCGGCTTGGGCGTGGCGGACGGCCCCCTCGTCGGCGTGACCGTCGGCGTCGCGGTGGGTGTCGCGGTGGGCGTCACCGTGGGTGTCGCGGTGGGCGTGGCGGTCGGGGTCGACGTCGGTGTCGGCGTCGGGGTGGTCGGCGCCGGGTTCAGCGCGGCCCAGAGGTCGATCCGCGGCGTGACGGCCTTGACCTCGACCGGCTCCCGGTCGACGATCTCGACGCTGTCGTAGGTGATCGGCTTACCGGTCCGCCGCAGCAGCGTGAGCAGCTCCTCCACCGAGGCGTCCGGCCGCTTCTGGCGGAGCAGGGCGAAGGCGCCGGCGACGTGGGGGGCGGCCATCGAGGTGCCGCTGTAGACGTCGTAGGTGTTGTTGCGGCCCCGGCCCGACCACTTGTCGCTGGGGACCGAGGATTCGATCCCCACGCCCGGCGCGAACAGCTCAAGCTGCTTGCCCTGGTTGGAGAACGGCGCGACCGCGTCGTTGTCGTCGGTGGCGCCGACGGTGATCACGCTGGAGACACAGGCGGGCCAGGAGACGGCGCCCACGGTGTGCTCGTTGCCCGCGGCGACGACGGTCGCCACGCCCCTGGCGCGGAGCGAGGCCGCCTCCGGGAGGGTCTCCTGGCCGTTCGGCAGGCGGTCGCAGTCCGTGGCGGAGCTGCCGCCGCCCAGGCTCATGTTGGCCGCGGCGATCTTGTGCGTCGCGGTCAGCGTCTCGACGTGCGCGAGCGCCTGGCGGATGTTGGACTGGTAGGCCCCGATGCAGGGGACCTCGGCCCAGCTGCCGCAGCCGTTGGGCCCTCCGTCGTAGATCTTGCTGAACACCTGGATCGCGATGACGCCCGCGCCCGGCGCGACGCCGTCGGCCGGGGCGCCCGGGGTGAGCTTGCCCGCCGCGATGCCGGCCACGTGGGTGCCGTGGGAGCAGAGGTTGCCGCGCTGGATCAGGCTGTAGCAGTTGGGCGTCTCGGCGTCGGCCGCGCCCGGCCCGATCTGCTTGGAGCCGAAGTTGGGACAGAGCGAGATCGCGATGTCCTTGATGGTGGAGGTGGAGAAGCACGCCTCGGCGGCGATCCGGCCCGCGAGGAAGGGGTGGTCGCGGTCGACGCCGGTGTCGATGACCGCGACCGCCTGGCCGCCGCCGGTGACGCCGGAGGCGTGGACCTTGTCCGCGCCGATCACCTTGGTGCTCGTCAGCAGCGAGGGGAAGGTGAGGGTGTCGACCTTGACCGACTCGACCTCCGGCTCCTTCTTGAGCTGGGCGACGTCCGTCTTGTCGACGACCGCCACCAGGAAGGACTCCGCCGCCTCCTGCAGGAGGACCTTGTCGCCCTCGGCCTTCAGGTCCTCGGCGACGCCGCCGACCTGGGAGGAGGTCTTGGTGTCGATGATGACGCGGACCTTGTTCTCGAAGGCCTCAAGGGCCTTCCTGGTCTCGGCCTGGGTGGGCTCGTCGGCCTCCGGCGCTGTCTGCAACGTTCCAGAGAGCGCCTGCGGGAACGTTCCAGGAAGCGCCTGCGGGGACGACGCGGAGACGGCCGAGGCGGTCCCCGGCGTGATGGCGAATGTGGTGGCGGTCACGGCCAGGACGGCCGCTCCCGCCATGAGACGTCGAAGTCTCACTGGTCCTCCGGGGGAAGGGACCGCGCCGACGACGGCGCGGCAAGGGGCGAGCTAGGCGGCCCCGGCCGGCCTCAGCCGGACGGGACCGGGTCGTCGTGGTCGCCGGGCACGACGGACAGCGGCCCCGAGCTCACCCGGAGCTCGTCACGGCCCGCTCGCCCCCACCCGCTGACCAGCCGACAAGCGCGCGCAAGCCGAGGCTCGCGCGCGCTGTGAGGCGCCAGCTTAAGGGGAGCTTAAGGAAATTATTGAGGTTTGAGTTGATTTGTGATCTAGCTGAGGTCTCCCGCGGTGACGTTCCTGGCCACGGCGCCGTCCGGGGCGCTCCTGGCCACGACCTCGTCCGGGGCGCCCCCGGCCGCGGTCTCGTCCGGGGCGTCCGCGGTCGCGGTCCCGTCCACGGTCTCCCCGATCACCGCCGCCACGGCCGCGGCCTCCGCGACGGGCTCCTCCTCGACGCGCTCGCCGGAGTGGCGCAGCCAGACCGTCCCCAGGGGCGGGACGCGCAGGCGGGCCGAGTACGGCAGGCCGTGCCACGGCTCCTCCGTCGCCTCCACGGCGCCGAGGTTGCCCACCCCACTGCCCGCGTAGTCGTACGCGTCGGTGTTGAGCATCTCCTCCCACGGGCCCGCGGCGGGCAGGCCGAGGCGGTAGTCCTCATGCGGCGAGCCGGAGAAGTTGGCCACGCAGGCGACGGCCGAGCCATCCGGGGCCAGCCGCAGGAAGGAGAAGACGTTGCCCTGCGCGTCGTCGGCGTCGATCCACCGGAAGCCGTCGGGGGAGGTGTCGAGGCTCCAGAGGGCGGGGGTCTCCCGGTAGATCCGGTTGAGGTCGCGGACCAGCCGCTGGACCCCCTTGTGCCCGTCGAAGTCGAGCACCCACCAGTCGAGCCCGCGCGACTCCGACCACTCCGAGCCCTGGCCGAACTCCCCGCCCATGAACAGCAGTTGCTTGCCCGGGTGGGCCCACATGAAGGCGTACAGCGCGCGCAGGTTCGCGAAGCGCTGCCACTCGTCCCCGGGCATCTTGCCGAGCAGCGACCCCTTGCCGTGCACCACCTCGTCGTGCGACAGCGGCAGCACGAAGTTCTCCGAGTAGGCGTACATCAGGGAGAAGGTCATCTGGTGGTGGTGGTACTGGCGGAAGATCGGCTCGTGTCTGAGGTAGGCGAGGGTGTCGTGCATCCAGCCCATGTTCCACTTGAACCCGAAGCCGAGCCCGCCCAGGTGCACCGGCCGGGAGACCCCGGGCCAGGCGGTCGACTCCTCGGCGATGGTGACGATCCCCGGCTGGTCCCGGTAGGCGACCGCGTTCATCTCCTTGAGGAACTCCACCGCGTCGAGGTTCTCCCGCCCGCCGTACTCGTTGGGCGTCCACTCACCCTCGCGCCGCGAGTAGTCGAGGTAGAGCATCGAGGCGACCGCGTCCACCCGCAGCCCGTCGATGTGGAACTCGCGCAGCCAGTAGAGCGCGTTGGCGACCAGGAAGTTGCGCACCTCCCTGCGGCCGAAGTCGAAGATGTAGGTGCCCCATTCGGGGTGCTCGCCCCGCGCCGGGTCGGCGTGCTCGTACAGTGGCGTCCCGTCGAAGCGGGCCAGCGCCCAGTCGTCCATCGGGAAGTGCGCGGGCACCCAGTCGACCACCACCCCGATGCCCGCCCCGTGCAGGCGGTCCACCAGGTGGCGGAACTCGTCCGGGGTGCCGAACCGGGCCGTCGGCGCGTAGTAGGACGTCACCTGGTAACCCCAGGAGCCGCCGAACGGATGCTCGGCCACCGGCATGAACTCGACGTGCGTGAACCCCATGTCCACCACGTAGTCGACCAGCTCGGTGGCCAGCTCCCGGTAGGACAGCCCCGGCCGCCACGAGCCCAGGTGCACCTCGTAGGTGCTCATCGGCTCCGCCGCCGCGCTGCGCTCCGCGCGCCGCCGCATCCACTCGCCGTCCTGCCAGCCGTACTCCGACCTGTCGATCACCGACGCGGTGGCGGGCGGGGTCTCGGTGCGCCGGGCCATCGGGTCGGCCTTGGCCCGCCAGACCCCGTCGGCGCCGAGGACGCCGAACTTGTAGCGGTCGCCCTCGCCCAGCCCGGGGACGAACAGCTCCCAGACCCCGGACCTGCCCAGTGAGCGCATGGGATAGGCGGTGCCGTCCCAGTGGTTGAAGTCGCCCATCACCCGGACCCCGCGCGCGTTCGGCGCCCATACGGCGAAGGCGGTGCCGTCCATGTCCTCGTGCCGCATGACCCGCGCGCCGAGCACCTCCCACAGCCGCTCGTGACGCCCCTCGCCGATCAGGTGCAGGTCCACCTCGCCCAGCGTGGGCCAGTGCCGGTAGGGGTCGCCCGTCTCGTACGGCTCGGCCCCGGTGTAGGTGACCCGGAGGCGGTAGTCGGGCACCTTGTCCAGCCCGGGGATCGTCACCGCGAACACCCCGTGGGCGAGGTGCTCCATGTCGTGGGCCTGGCCGTCGGTGACGACCTGGACCTTCTCGGCGAGTGGCCGCAGCGCCCTGACGGTCACGCCCCCCGGCCCCGGGTGCGCCCCGAGGATCGAGTGCGGATCGTGGTGCGCCCCACCTGCCAGGCGCTCCAGGTCCAAGTGCGCGTTCATGGCTCACTCCCGTAGATCGGTATCCCCTAACCCTGCCCTATCGGGGCGCTCCAACCCATGCCCCTGTCCGCTATCACCATGCGTGTTGCGAAAACGTGCGAAGCCGCCCGTGAGGAAAGCCCTGATTGTCGTCGCATGTCGCTTATGGAAATACTGTCCGCCGATCCGGTTGATCACACAGAGGACGGCGATGCACCCCCACTCCCTGCGCCCCCTGCGGGGACCGGCCACGGCGGCGGTGGCGACGCTGGCGGTCGCCGCCGCGGCCGAGATCTTCTGGGTGCTCGGCGGGCCCCACCTCGCCCCGACGGTGAGCAGGCTGGTGGAGGAGGCGGGCCCGCAGGGGCCGGACGGCCTGGCCGTGGCCGCGACGTTCCTCCTGCTCCGGTATCTGGCCCATGCCGTCGCGGCGGTCGCCTTCGTGGTCTGGCTCCTGCGGGCCCGCGCGAACGCCGATTCCCTGAGCCGGGTCCCGCACCGCTGGCCCCGGATCCTCGCCGTGCTGGGCTGGTTCCTGCCGGTCCTCAACTGGTGGATCCCCAAGCAGATCGTGGACGACGTCTGGGCGGTCTCCCGGCCCGGCGGCGTGCGCGGCGAGCACATCGGCAAAGAGGTGCACTCGTGGCTGATCTGGGCCTGGTGGGTGTCGTGGCTGCTCGGGTTCTGGGTGCTGCCGCTGGCCGCCGGGCTGCTCCTCGCGATGGGGGCCCCGGACTCACTCGCCTCCGGGTCCGGGTCCGGGGCCGGGTCCGGGTTCGATGCCTACGGCCTCGCTGTCACGCTGGTCGCGGCGGCCCTGGCGGTCGCGGTGGTGCTGCGGATCACCAGATGTCAGGAGGGCCGCCGGGCCTGGGCCGGCGCGGGCTCTCCGCCGTGACGTCGCGGGAAGGCCGGCGCGAGGCCCCGCCGGTGCCGTGGCGCCGGGAGCGGCCTCCGGCCCGTTCCCGGGAACCGATCTCCGCGACGCCGGGGGGCGGGACGGATCACCCTCGGGGGACGTCCTCGGAGACGGCGTCGAGCCGGGCGAGCACCTGAGTCGACAGCCGCTCCAGCGCGGCGATCTGGTCGCGGGTGAGCCCCTCGAAGAACAGTCGCTGAACGGTCTCTACATGTCCGGGCGCGGCGGCGGTGATGGCGTGGCGGCCGGCGTCGGTGACCACGATGAACGCTCCCCGGCCGTCGTCGGGGCACTCCTCGCGGTCGATCAGACCACGACGTTGCATCCGGCTCAGGTGGTGTGACAGGCGGCTCTGCTCCCACTGTATTTCCCGCTGGAGCTCAAAGGGGCGTAGGCGCCCGTCCGGGACGTCGGTGAGCTGCACCAGCACCTCGTAGTCGGCCAGGGACAGGCCGGAATCGGCCTGGAGCTGCCGGTTGAGCCGGGCGGTCAGCCGCCCCTGGAGCCGTATGTAGGCCCGCCAGGCGCGCTGCTCGTCGTCGTCGAGCCATCGAGGGCTGTTCATGTCCCCCACTCTACCCATTCTGGATGACGTGTCATGGAGATTGCGGAATAGATGATGCGTCATGTAAGTTGAGGCGCATAGATGACACGTCATCCACTGGATGGCCGAACCGCAGGAGGAGACCACCATGACGACCACCGCCACCGACTTCGCCAAGCTCACCGGCACCTACACCATCGACCCGGCTCACACCCGCATCGGGTTCGTCGCCCGGCACGCGATGGTGACGAAGGTCCGCGGCGCGTTCAACGAGTTCGAGGGCACCGCCGTGCTCGACGGCGACACCCCGGCCAACTCGACCGCCACGGTGACCATCAGCGCCGCGAGCATCGACACCCGCAACGCCCAGCGTGACGAGCACCTGCGCAGCAACGACTTCCTGGCGATGGAGTCCTACCCGGAGATCACCTTCGTCTCCACCGCCGTCCGCCAGACCGGCGACGCCGACTTCGAGGTGACCGGTGACCTGACCATCAAGGGCGTCACCAACACGGTGACGATCCCCTTCACCTACGAGGGCGCGGCGACCGACCCGTTCGGCAACGTGCGCGTCGGCTTCGAGGGCGCTGTGACGATCAACCGTAAGGACTACGGCGTCACCTGGAACGCCGCGCTCGAGACCGGCGGCGTCCTGGTCAGCGAAAAGATCGTGCTGGAGTTCGAGGTCTCCGCCGTCAAGAACGCCTGACGCGGCCGTCACCGGCCACGTCCGGCCGCCGCGTCGCCCCCGGGCCACGCCCGGCCGCCGCACCGCCGGCCCGCGTCCCGCGGGACTATGGACCCACGGGACCACAGGACCCGCGCAGGCACCCGCGCGACCGGCACAGGCCGTCCGCGCGACCGGCACAGGCCGTCCGCGCGACCGGCACAGGCCGTCCGCGCGACCGGCACAGGCCGTCCGCGCGACCGGCACAGGCCGTCCGCGCGACCGGCACAGGCCGTCCGCGCGACCCACGCAGGCACCCGCGCCTTCCACGCCCGTGCGCCTTTCCGGACCCGAAAGGGGATCAATCTCATGACCGTGTTCCCGCCGACCCCGACCGTGGACGTCCGCCGCGCCGACGAGCGGTCCGTCACCGACATCGCCTGGCTGGACTCCAAGCACTCCTTCTCGTTCGGAGGCCACTACGACGCGGGCAACACCCATCACGGGGTGCTGCTGGTCAACAACGACGACATCGTGCGCCCCGGCAGCGGGTTCGACACCCACCCGCACCGCGACATGGAGATCGTCACCTGGGTGCTCCAGGGCTCCCTCGTGCACCAGGACTCCGAGGGCCACAACGGCGTCATCTATCCGGGACTGGCCCAGCGCATGAGCGCCGGCACCGGCATCATGCACTCGGAGAAGAACGACTCTTGGCGGCTGCGGGGCGACGCGCCCCACGACGAGCCGGTGCACTTCGTGCAGATGTGGGTGGTGCCGGACGAGCCCGGGATCGCCCCCGGCTACGAGCAGTTGGAGATCGAGGGCGAGCTGCTGGCCGGCGGCCTGGTGCCGGTCGCGTCCGGGATGGCCAAGCATGACGGGGCCTCCGCCATCCGCATCAAGAACCGCTACGCCGCCCTGCACGCCGCCCGCCTGCGGCCTGGCCAGAGCGTCGAGCTTCCCGAAGCGCCGTTCCTGCACCTGTTCGTGCCCCGCGGTGCGGTCACCCTCGAAGGCGCCGGGGCGTTGGGCACCGGTGACGCCGTCCGCTTCACCGCCACCGGCGGCCAGCGGGTCACCGCCACCGAACCCGCCGAGATCCTGGTGTGGGAGATGCACGCGGCCATCGCCGCCTGACCCCGCCGCGAGAAAGCGCGAGAAGGAGAGCACGGACACATGTCGACCTCGGGAGCAGCGAGCATGGGTCAGACGGAACCGCAGGTCGTCGACAACGCTCGGGCCGGCCGGTTCGAGATCCTCGTCGACGGGGAGACCGCCGGGTCCGCCGTGTACAGGCGGGCAGGTAAGAAGCTGTCGTTCACCCACACGGAGATAGATCCGCGTTTCGAAGGCCGCGGACTCGGCTCGATCCTCGCGCGCGGCGCGCTCGACGCCGCCCGCACCGCCGGGATGTCGGTCCTGCCGTTCTGCCCGTTCATCCGTGGCTACATCGAGCGACACCCCGGCTACCTCGGCCTGGTGCCCCCGGACCGGCGAGCCCGCTTCGGCCTCCCCGCCGACGGGCCGGGCGGGAGCTCCGGGGAGCCCGACCGGCCGCCTGCGCCGTAGGACCCGCTTCCACGGGAGCGCCATGAGGCGCGCGGCTCAACGGGGGTTCTTGGCCGTGACGTCGCGGGGGGTGATGCGGAAGCCCTGCCAGTGGGTCGGCATGGGGTCGGCGTCCTCGTCGCGGGCGACGTGGTGGAAGCCGACGTTGACCCAGAGCACGGGGTCGGTGACCGTCTCGCCGTTGACGTAACGGTCGACGGACTCCGCGCACCCGGGCGCGGGGTTGGTGGTCGCCAGGCGCTCGCAGGAGCGGTAGTCGGTGACGTAGAGGTCGGCGCGGGTGAACGCCTCGCCGGCCGGGCCGCGGTATTCGGCGCTGTCGGAGTTGTTCAGCTCCCAGGAGACGGGGTGCCCGTCGGCGTTGCGGACCCCGCGGTCGACCACGCGCCACCAGCGCATCCGGCCGTTGACGGCCTTGCCCTCCCGGGCGAAGGCCGTGCGCGTGAGACTCCGCTTGGCTGTGCCGGACCCCGAGAAGTCGTACTGCTCGACGACGTCGCCGCTCTCGCCCTGGATGTCGAAGTCGAGACGCCAGAAGATGTTGTGGCTGTGGCTCTCCTCGAAGTCCGCGCTGCCCACGCCGATCGGCCAGCCGTGCTCGGGCGTGGTGGTGGACCCGGCCAGCGAGCCGGTCGCGCCCACGCGGGGGGTGATCGCCCCGTCGTCGGAGAAGGCCCACTCGGCCAGATAGGTGTACCAGCCGACCTGGAAGGCGGCGAACACCACCAGATCCTGCCCCTGGGCCGAGATGTTCGGCTCCTCGTAACCGGGCTTCAGGTAGGCGTGGCCGCGCGCCCGCGTCGTCACGCAGACGTACTGCAGGCGGCGCTCGCCGGCCGGGCAGTCGGCGGCCTGCAACGGGATGGCGGAGTCGCCGAGGGCCCCGATGTCGTGGTAGCGGGGGCTGCCGCTGTCGTAGGGGACGTGGATCTGGGCCAGCGCGGTGCTGCGCAGCACGCTGACCGGGCTGTTGCCCCTGGGGGTGTAGACGACCTTGGTGAGGACCAGCCCCTCGATGTTGCGCATCTCCCAGCAGAGCTGCCAGCGCGCGCCGTTCGGCAGGGTCCTGTCGATCCGGTACGGCGCGCTGCACGGGGGCTGCGCGGCCGGCGCGGCGGGCGCGGCGGAGGCCCGCGCGACGGGCCCGGAGCGGGCGGCGGCGGAGTGGGGGCCCGGCGCGGCCCGCGCGGCCGGCGCCGGACCGAGACCGCAGGTGAGCAGCACGGCGCAGGCGAGGGCCAGGCGCGGGGACCGGGAGAGGGCCGGACGCAGGGACAAGGTCACCACTCCAGGGTGTAGATCTGCTTGGCGGACAGGTCGACGACGATCCGGCTGGTGTCCAGCCAGGTGTTGCCGGGGAGCCGGACGAACAGCCGCACGCAGCGGTGGGTCTCACACCGGCGGGCCCCGCCCTCCTGGCCGGGGGTGAAGATCAGCCCTCGGAGCCCCAGGTCGGAGGCGGACCGCAGCGGCCGGCCGGCCGCCCTGGCGTAGGACTCGCGCACGCCCCTGCCGTACTCCGGGTCGGCCAGCAGCAGCTCGGCGGCTCTGAGCTCCTCCGCCCCGGACGGCGGCGGCTGCACGCCCTGCGTCACGCTCTCCGCCACGACCCTGCCCTGGCCGAGGTCCACGGTCCGCACGATCAGCCTGTCGGTGGCGTAGTCGTACAGGTAGGCGTCGGCCCGCCGCCGCTCCTCGGCGTCCTTGCCGTCGTCGCGCTCGACGTAGAGCAGCTTGACCCGTCCGGCGGCCAGGTGTGCCCGGGAGACGGCCGAGGCGATGTCGCCCGCCCGGGTGACCTCCTGGCCGGTCAGCGGATCTCCCGCGGCGGGCACCGCCGGTGCGGCCCCGGCCGCCTGCGACCCCTGCCCGCCGGACAGCAGGAGCGCCGTCCCCGCGACGGCCGCCACCCCCGCTCCCGCGAGCGTCATCATGATCCGCCGTCGCCCCACGAGCACCTTCTTTACCGATTGTTGACCTGTAGTCGCGCAGTGTAGTCGCGCCGAGGCGTCTGGTCGGTTCGAAAGGCGTATTGCGCTGTTGATCCACTTTGCCGGGTCAGGCCGGGCCCGGAAGGCGGTCGGCTCGGTCTCGAAGACGTCCAGCCCCGCGCCGGTGGGGCTTCTCAGGCCATGGCTTCCCGGGCGCCGGCGCTCATGGAGCGTCGCAGGCCGATGAACTCGAGCCCGGCGTAGACCGCGACCACCAGCGCTCCGACGAGCATGAAGGCGACCCCCGGACCGGTGAGCGGTATC
Coding sequences:
- a CDS encoding copper amine oxidase; its protein translation is MTLSLRPALSRSPRLALACAVLLTCGLGPAPAARAAPGPHSAAARSGPVARASAAPAAPAAQPPCSAPYRIDRTLPNGARWQLCWEMRNIEGLVLTKVVYTPRGNSPVSVLRSTALAQIHVPYDSGSPRYHDIGALGDSAIPLQAADCPAGERRLQYVCVTTRARGHAYLKPGYEEPNISAQGQDLVVFAAFQVGWYTYLAEWAFSDDGAITPRVGATGSLAGSTTTPEHGWPIGVGSADFEESHSHNIFWRLDFDIQGESGDVVEQYDFSGSGTAKRSLTRTAFAREGKAVNGRMRWWRVVDRGVRNADGHPVSWELNNSDSAEYRGPAGEAFTRADLYVTDYRSCERLATTNPAPGCAESVDRYVNGETVTDPVLWVNVGFHHVARDEDADPMPTHWQGFRITPRDVTAKNPR